gcatgTTCCCAGCCCCACGTCACCCCACTGTACGTTTCAGTGAGGTCCAGGGGAGCGGAACCGTGCCAGGCTGCACCGATCAGCACAGCCCTCCTTGCCTGGCAGCAGGTTGCATGCTAGTGCTGCAGAGGCAGGGACGAGGCCTGTGTCTCCTGAGCTTTGTTGCAGTGGTGTTTCCAGAGTGTAGGATTTGTGGCAGCTCCAGGAACACAGCCCCACATGGCACAGGGGCTGCTCCATGGCTTGGCACAGCGGTGCCGCCCTCGcagccccattcctgcagcagggcacGTGGCGTCCTGGGAGCCCAGTGGGGACTCAATGTCCCCCAGTGTCATTGTGAGTTGTTGGGGgtctgcaggctgtgcccaTGGGTCAtgccctgccctgtgctgtgtaCTGACTTCTGCTGTTGCTTCGTGGCTCGGCTCCTTCTCAGTTGGGTCTCGGTTCCGCCTCCTCCAAATTTCTTTTGGTTGCTTACTTTGTTagctgtttttttatttttattttcttttttttcttcctttcattcttttttttttttttcctttttatttcttctttttttttttttattattttttttggtggtgctgAACATGTCTCTGTTATTttgattcttttcattttgtctctTGTTATGTTTTATTATCAGGTTCATGGGAGACTGTAACAATCCCCCAACAGTACCAAAAGATCCCGCTCCCGGCTTACGGGGCTGCTGTGCTAAACGGTGACGCCTCGTCCCATCCGTTCCATTCCCtgcctccacctccacctccaccaccacaTTCCCATCAGACTCTTTTCAGTTCCTTTGGCTATCACAGGCTCTCCCCTAGCAGTGCCGACGAGCCGCGTTACGGACAAGGTAGTTCACCGCTCGCTTCATTCTCTCgatggatttctttcttttgaagtgtgtatctattcttttcttttctatccGCTCGGCTTCTCTCCCCCGTGCCTTGGTGCCTGCCGTGTGCTTGCACGCGGGTGCGTGTGCGCCTGCAGGCGTGTGCTGGTGCGTGCATGCAGATGTGTGcatgcgtgtgtgtgtgcacgcgTGCATGCAGAGCggcccctctgctgccctctccttgcactgctgctgtcaccccGCTGCAGCCACATCCCATCCCCGGTATCCCTGGCCACGCGGGCAGCTCTGGATGCGGCGCTGAGCCCCTGACCGTGTGCTATCCCACCCGCAGCATCCACCCCCAAAAACACTTTGCAGCCTCCTGGTGCCGGGTTGGGAGGGGACAGCAGGAGCGACGAGCCCCTGCCCTTGTAGCATCCCCTCTCGGAGTGTTCAGCACCCACAGGGCTGGGTCTGCGCATTCAGAGCGGGGCTGGCACTGTCCTGAGGGTGCTCTCAGGGCTGGATCCCCACAGGCAGTGACCAGCTTCGTCCCTGGGACTATCTCTGTGGCACAGGCGGGTGACGGGCACTGCTGGTGTGGGTGCTGGTGATGGTGACTGGGGAGCAGATATGGAGCCAAGGGTTCTCATGGTTGTAGCCTCTGTGCTGGCACACGGTGCCATGCCCTCGGGGGCCTCTGCCAGCTgtttggggctgggggtgctTGCACAATGTGAGGCACGCGGTGTTTTGGAGGAGCACTGGGCCACGACTGTGGCTTCCCAGTgtgatgaggatggggatgcagcactgctcccGAAGATTTTCTCTTGCAGTGAGATGGCCGCAGCACACACAGTGGGCACATCTCAACCTAACAGCGCTGTGGCTGTCAGCTTCCTGCTCACGTTCCTACCATGAATTTATCACCTTGCACCATCTGCCCTGTGCTCCAGcctggctgggagctgggcaaGTGGTCTCatgaataaaaatatctgcagtggcacaggggTGCAGCTTgggcacagctccagcacagggctgctcttcATCACCACGCGATGCTGTTTTACACCCTGACCTCACTGCAGGGGGTTGGTATGGGTTGAGCTCCGTGCTGGgcatctccagctctgcctAGTGTGAGCGAGATCcagtggggctggagggagcGATGGAGGAGCACATTGATGGAGCTGCACTTCTGGGGTGGGTTGGAGTGCATGGGGCTGGGTCTCATCACTGCAGCTGGGTCACCCCCGTGTCACCTACTGCTGTAGGGCACCCTGGGGagcacagcactctgctgtCTGGTCCTGCAGCACCCTCACATGGGGGCAGGTGGCAACATGgggacagctgtgctgcctcagCTGGGGACAATGGGGTGGGGGCTGTGGTCCTGACTGCCTGAgtcctcactgctgcctcctgtcTCCTGCAGTGGGTCATGTTCCCATCCTGCTGTGCACAGGGACAACATAGTCCCTGTTTCCGAACTCCTGCAGTGGATCTGTCCTTCACTGGTGCCTggcaggatggggctgtggcTCTGGCCATGTGCACATGGTCACTCCATGCTGGCTGCTTGAGGAGGACAGGACCGAAGTACAGCGTTGGCATCCCCCAAAACctttgactgtttttttttcccctgcatatGGTGGTGATGGGCCCAGGGCCAGGGCTCACCTCTCCCCACGCCACACTGCCGTGAGCCCCTTCTGCTGGGTCACACCTGCCTGACActgctctctctgctctgccaccaAGGGTCCCGTGGGGCTGACATGAGCCCATCCCACCTTTCACCATCGCAGGGTGGATCGGCTGCACCTGCACCCACCGAGGAGATCTGGGTGCTGCGGAAACCTTTCACAGGTACAGTGGGCATTTCCCTCCTGTTCCCAGGGCAGCACGCATCGCAGCACCGCAGTGTCCCCTGGATGCGGATCCCTGATGGCATCTCCTCTTCCTGTGCAGGTGGCGATCGCAGCAGCCTGGGTAGCACGGGCAGCGTGGCCTCAGCCCGCAGCTCCGGGAGTGGGCAGAGCACGGGCAGCGGGGCGCACGCCCTGCATGCTGGCTCCGAGGGCGTCAAGGTAAGGCCGTGCACCGGCACACAGTGTCACATGGCTCCGGCATCGGTGCTGGCTCGTGGTGGGACTTTGCTCCTTTGGCAGCTGTGATCCCATCCTGAGCAGAGCCTCTGCTGAGATCAATACTGCACCTCGTGCTGCAAGGTCCTGTTGGCATTCAGTGTGGCGTGGGGAAGCTGGTCACTGCCTGTTGGCATTCAGATCATGGTTGTCACCATCCGGCCACCCTCTTCCACCCCCAATGCTGGCTGCTCGCTGAGCTCAGCCCCCAATAGCGGTGCAGCATCTGGCCAAGGCCCGAgctgtgcatctctgctgcctcTCTGAGGATGCATCTGCACTGCGCACTGCACCGCACACTGCACGCCGCCATCTGCACGTGGCCCACTGCAGCTACGCGCTGCACGCTGCCATCTGCTCGCTGCACGCTGCTGCCCAGTGCACGCTGCTGCCCACACGCTGCGCTCTGCATGGCACGCAGTGCCCACTGCACGCCACACATTACACTGCGTGATGCACATTCTGCACCGCACAGCGCACGCTGcacagtgcacacagcacaccGCACGCTGTGCTTTCCGCACTGTACATTGCCCACCATTCATTGCACGCTATGCACTGCTCGCTGCCCCCTGCACTCCGTGCACAGCAGCCCCTTCCCGTGCCAACACATCCCAGGGAGCCCCATGAGCCCACCTCCCCACAGATGTGATGCTGTGACCGGCTGGGCACTGAGCGCAGTGCGTGCCCCCCATGCCGACGGCCACCACGGCTGCACCGTGCAGGGGGGGCCGTGCTGGCAGCCCCCTCCGGCGTGCGCCGGGGTGCCGCGGTGCCGCAGGCTCCCACCACCCGCGAGCACCATATGTGCTGCGAGCGCTGTTTTCCCCTCCGCAACCCAGATCCGTCGCgctcctccctgcagcaccgCAGCGCCCGCCGCGCACCCCCCGGTTCCCCGCTCGCCTCACTGCCGCCTGCTCTCCCCCCTTCTCGGGGTGTTTTTCAGCTGCTGGCAACGGTCCTTTCCCAGAAGGCTTCTGCGCAAGATGCTGCCGTGGGCGATGGGCCGGCCAAGGCGCAGGACATCCCCGCAGGTGCGTGCTGCCGGCccggctgctgggagcaggaggagcccTGGCCCCGCCGCGGGCTTGCCGTGGGCTGagtgatttgtctttttttttattgccgCGGCACCCGGCGCAAAAGAAGAAAACGTGTGGGTAAAAAATGACTCTCTCGCCTTTCGGCTGCTGCCAGGCCTTCTCCTGCCTCGGTTAGTGGGGGCACCGTGGGGAgggggcgggaggggggggCGCGGGCGGGCGGTGGGGCGAGAGCGCTCCCcggccccttcccctccccgGCCCCCCCTCTGCCGCTGTCTCGCCGCCCAGGGGCTCGGCAGGGGGCAGCCGGGCCGGGGGTGCCCACGCCGCGGGGGAGGCACGTGGGGGACGCAGGAGGACGATGCTCGCGTGCCGGGTGTTCGTGCCGGGGGGGTGCCCAGGCTGCAAGGGGGAGGTGCATCCATAGGGGGATGCAGGCGTTGATTGGGGTGGTGTGCACGCTGGGGGAGTGCAGGTATTGGGGAGGGAGTGCACAGATGTGGAAGGTGCCCACATGAGTGGGAGATGGATGTGGTGGGGAGGCACATGGCAGAGGGAGGCACGTGTGAGGAGGTGCCCACGCGAGTGAGATGCAGACAGGGGGGAGATGCGTGCGCCTGGGGGATGCACACGAATTGGGGGAGCAGtgtgcacaaacacacacacacacaaggagGATGCAGGCAGGTGCCAGAGGGATGCATGCAGGCGTGCGCGcgcgcgcgcacacacacacacacacacacacacagaggaaaaTGCTCCCGCAGCGTGCAATTGCATACAAGGAGGATGCACTTACCAGCAGGGGGAAGGAGATGCTCTTGTTGATCTGGATTAGAAACATGAGGTTGAAATTTCTGTGCAACCTGATGGCTGCTGAAGGCCACCATCCTGAAGACAAGGGGTGTCTGGATGCCTGTGCTGAGGTGCAGGGGTACAGGGCAGCTAGTGGCAGTGTGCTGGGTCTCctggctgcagtgaggctgagcccagccctgtgccagtgGCATGGCTGGAGGAGTGGGCACAgatggctctgggcagcaggacctcaggctgctgcctggggcACGTGGGCAGACGaggaaagcagctctggggagggGTCTGCCTCCTGCTGGGTCCATCAAAACACTCTGGCCCTCAGCCTCCACTTGGCTACCCCAGGTGAGCGCCATCCTCTTAATGCCCCAATGATGCCACGGTCTGTGGGAGCTGTGCTCACAATGACATGGGGGCCAGGGAGACCTGGgtactctgcagagctctgtgccagcacagcctcCTCTGTAAGCCTGGGGATAGCCTGCTGGCCTTATTGGGCACCATCTGCACAGGGATGGTACTGtcccagggagcacagcccAGGTAAGGGCGCCCTGCTGCATGGGGCTGGATGTTGCTCTCCTCTGCCTATCCTAGCCTTGTTGCCCCTGGCAGTggttctgctccctgccttacACAGCCAGAGTCTGGGGGCTGCAGCTTAGGGATGCACTGAGGAGGGCCTGACCAAGATCCTAGAACCATGAGGCCCAGCAGACCCGTGGCCCCATTCCCCACTGACTGCTGCCCCCCCAGCAGGCTCGTCGCGGTCGCAGAGTGTGGCCAGCTCCCCCTATGCACCCCAGCCACCTGCcgagcagcagctgaagaagaTGGAGCCACCATCAGAGGGGAAGGTGAGTGGGGAGCACTGAGTGCACTGGGTACCCTGCGGAGTTCAGTGATGGGGGGCATAGGCACAGCCACCCCCTCAccaacagctgcaggcagagctgtgccacagcCACCTGTGCTGGCGTGGCTGAGTGCTGGTTCTGGTGCTGGCCATGATGCCGTGCCCATGGGATGCCTAAGCCAAGGGGCTACATGgcctttctgcagtgctgactgATCTGAGGCCAGCATGCAGCTGGACAGCCCATGGGGCTGTGACAAGAACAGAGCAACAGAGCCCTGTGCCAAGGCTGCCCCGAGCTACGCCACTCTTCTCATTCTAGAGCTCAGAAGCTGTGTACCAGTGGCTGTGTAagttccagctgcagctctatGCACCCAACTTCATCAACGCCGGCTACGACATCACCACCATCAGCCGGATGACGCCAGAGGTGAGGCCATGAGGGCAGTCCTGGGACTGCCACCTGCTTGTGGAGAGTGATCCTGATTCTCCTCTCTCCCTCAGGACCTCACGGCCATTGGTGTCACCAAGCCAGGGCACAGGAAGAAGATTGCCTCTGAGATCAATAACCTCAACATCCCCGAGTGGCTGCCTGAGTACAAGCCGGTAAGGGCTGCGCAGGGCCGGGTGACATGGTgccacagtgccacatccagagcggtgctgggagccctgcagcaggttCCATCCAGGGAGGGCTGTCACAGGGGGAGTGGCAGTGGGAATTGGCTCACTGCTCCCAGATGAAGCCCATATCCCATGGTTCTGAAGCTGCACATCCCCTGCTGAAGTCCCTGGCATTGGCATCGGGCCAATGACAGCTGTCACCACATGGATGTGATGCTGTCTGCGCCTTGATGTTGTCCCATCAGCTGGACCATAGTAAGGGGTCCTTGGAGCACAGAGGTGCAGGAGTTCCCTAGGCCCTCCCCGGTGAGCACAGGGACACATGTGGCACTATCACTGCATGTGCACACCTGGTGCTGAGCAGTGTCCCACGCCCCCAGGCCAACCTGGCGCTGTGGCTCTCCATGATTGGCCTGTCCCAGTACTACAAGGTGCTGGTGGAGAACGGCTACGAGAACATCGACTTCATCACTGACATCACCTGGGAGGACCTGCAGGAGATCGGCATCACCAAGCTGGGTAAGGTCTCATGACACAGCACTGTGGTGGCCCATGGTTCCTTGGCTGACACTGATGCTTTGTGCCATCCCCAGGCCACCAGAAGAAGCTGATGCTCGCAGTGAAgaagctggcagagctgcagcggGCTGAGCTGGGCAAGTATGAGCCAGGCACACTGAAGAGGAAGGCAGCGGCATGCCCAGAGGTGCTGGCCATTGAGTCCCCACCACCTGAGCCACCCGAGTGCCAGTCACCCAAGATGACAACGTTCCAGGACAGCGAGCtgagcagtgagctgcaggTGGCCATGACAGGTGAAGGCCCTGAGGAGACGCCCGAGAAACCAGCCAACCCTGCAGCCCCTGGCTACCGATCACCACCAGCGCTGGGCGGCCGCGCCAGGCAGATGAGCAGCtcacaggagctgctgggtgatGGCCCCCGTGCCCCTGCCAGCACCGCCATCTCCAAGAGCCAGGAGTACCTGGCAGAGGGGGCCCCCGAGGGTCCCCCCGTGCCGCCAACCAAGGAGCTCCGCCAGCCACGGCACGGCCACTCTGTCAAGCGTGCCAGTGTTCCGCCGGTGCCCGGCAAACCCCGGCAGGCCTTCCCGCCTACCGCCGGGCACCTGACACCACCACAGACCCCTGGCAAGCCACGTCCACCCTCCCCACAGGGCCCATCAGCACCCCACGCCACTGCCAAGGTGAAGCCcactccacagctgctgccaccgGGTGAGCGCCCCGCATCACCCCGCTCCCTGCCCCAGTCTCCCACGCACCGTGGCTTTGCCTACGTCCTTCCACAGCCCACCGATGGTGAGGGGGCCCCCCCAGGGGTGCCGGTCCTGCCTGTCTCAGTGCCAGTGCTGTGCCTGCCACCAGCAGGTGAGGGTGAGGAGGAGCCGGGGAGGCCGAAGAAACGGGCACACAGCCTGAACCGCTACGCCACCTCCGACAGCGAGCAGGAGCGGGACGAGCTGCTGGTGCCTGACGCGGGGCCTTATGCTACCGTGCAGCGGCGCGTGGGGCGCAGCCACTCAGTGCGGGCACCTGCCGGTGGTGACAAGAATGTCAACCGCAGCCAGTCCTTCGCCATCCGCCCCAAGAAGAAGGGGCCCCCGCCACCACCCCCCAAGCGCTCCAGCTCTGCTATATCCAGTGCTGGCATGGCCGAGGACTTCCCCAAGGATGGTGAAGGTGAGGTGGCCGCTGGAACCCCTGGCACCGAGGGGGAGAGTCGTCAGGAGCAGCGGCGTGCCAGCGATCTGGGTGGCAGCGTGGACACGGGCAGCGCCGGCAGCGTGCGCAGCATTGCAGCCATGCTGGAGATGTCCTCCATTGGTGGTGGGGCGCGGGCGCTGGCCCTGCAGAAACCACCTGGGGCTGGTGTGCCTGGGAAGGGGCCCGATGGATACTATCTGCAGCCAGGAGCTCCCCCAGGAAGCCCTGAGCGTGCCCGTGTGGCCACCGTCCTGGCTACCGTCAAGCACAAGGAGGCCATTGGGCTGGATGGGGAGGTTGTGAACCGGCGCCGGACCATCAGCGGTCCTGTCACCGGGCTGGTGGCGGCCGCACGCCGCGAGCATGCCGACAGTGTGCGCTCCGAGACAGGCGCTGATGGCCCCAGCGAGCGTCTGCGGGCTGAGCGTGGTGGCTCTCCAGACACAATCCCCTTTGCTGAGGAGGGCAACCTCACCATCAAGCAGCGACCACGTGCCCTGGGACCAGCCCGGGTGGAGGCAGGAGAAGGGCTGTCCCCAGCGCACCGCCATGGAGACCTGGCCAAGGTGGAGGCCAGTGCCACACTTAAGAGGCGCATCCGTGCCCGGCAGAGCCAGCAGGACAGCATCCGCTTCATCCTCACCGAGTCTGACACTGTCAAGCGCCGGCCCAAGGCCAAGGACAAGGAACCAGCGCTGGAGCAAGCCCCTCTTGTCGTCTACCAGAACGGCACCGGCACTGTCAAGCGGCGGCCAGCTTCAGAGCTGAGTGGAGCTGAGACTCCCCCAACCCCACCGCCTGCCACCCGCCCCGACGGCCCTGACTTCACCCCACCGCCTGCCGAGCCCAAGAAACCCTTCAAGCCACCGGTGTCCCCCAAGCCTGTGCTAACGCAGCCAGCGCAGAAAGTCCCTGGGCCACCAGTGCCCATCCCCAAAAAGATGCCCATCCCAAGCCCAGGCAGCCCAGGTAGGTGTTCGTGAGCATTGGGGATGGTTGGCTGTGGGGGAGCCCCTCGGGGCACTGCACCGTCACTGCAGCCATCCTACCCCAttccctctcccttctctccacAGAGGTGAAGCGGGTCCACGGCACACCACCCCCGGTATCCCCCAAGCCCACACcaccccccacagcccccaagCCCCCCAAGCCCCATGCCGCCATCCAGTCGGTGAGCGCGGGCTCCACGCCAACTCCGTCCCCCGCCCGGCAGCTGGGCGCTACTGCCAAGCCCTCCAGCACACCGCCCTCActctgctccagccctgccaaGCCCCTCTCACCCGGCGCTCAGCCCCAGCAGGTGCCAGTGAAACCACCGCGTTCCGCTATCGCCGGACCCTCTGTTGACAGTGCCAGCCCTGAGCTGGTGCAGCAAAAGCTGGAGGAGACCAGCGCATCCCTGGCTGCTGCGCTACAGGCTGTGGAGGAGAAGATCAAGCAGGAGGACAGCCAGGCAGCAGAGTAAGGGCTGCGAGGATGCGGTGCATGGCAGGGAGCTGTGcgagggctgggggctgcgctCTGGGCTGCGTGGGGATGGTGGTTTGGGAGGATGAGTACCACGGACTGGCGTTGGTGGTGACAATGGGGACAGGGCACTGGGGCATAGGAGGGCACAGGGGCTGTGGTGGCACTGGGGATGCTGACTACAGTGGGTTAAGGCCATAGCACAGGGCAGAGGTAGCCACGTGGTCCCAGTGCATGCACTGACCCAGTGCCCACCACTCTCCTAGCTCCACTGCAGAGGCAAAGAGCACAGGCAGCATCCTGGATGACATCGGCAGCATGTTTGATGACCTGGCCGACCAGCTGGATGCCATGCTGGAGTGAGGGGCGCGACGGCCCCGCGAACCTCAGGGCTTACGTGGGCACAAGGGCACAATGATCCGCGACCTCCCGGCCCCACCATCCCCTTTGTACAGCCGTCCCCTCCTGGACCTCCCATCCCTCGGGGTTTGCACAAAGAAGAAGATACCTCAGGATTGTGCTCACGGACTCGGCGCCCGCCCGCCACGGCTCCGGCAGGACTCCcttctgcagaagcaaaaaaatacaatagaagaagcaaagcaaCACCACCCGGCCTGAAGCGCCCTGCTCGCACCAGATCCGGGTTTGGGGTTTTCTCTCCCTACCCGCGGTGGCCCCGTGGTTGCCCTGCCGGCCCCGGTCCCCGAATGTAGCACAACCCCGGTGCGGCACTGCTGGCATTCATCCACCCGTGCCCTCTTGTTCTGGTGGCGAGTCCGGATGGGCGATGCACTTAggtttctttaatttttcttttcattttctctttttgtcactttttttcctttgtagttCGCGAGCATTGGGGTGGGCACGGTGCTGGGTACAGCACCCGGATCCCTGCACCCGCTGCTCTCCAGCCCCgcgctgctgctgtgggctctTCACGTCGGGGTGGGAGAGGGGCTTTTTGTCGGTACCGTTGCAAATGGATGAGCTCCTGCTTGGGGcaggtggggagcagcaggtTGTGCCCCTGCCCAGCCCCTCGCCGCCAGGGGAGAGGACGTCATAAGCTATAACGAAGTATTAATTTATTGGAGGGGAAAAACGACTGAGAGATATAAAGCAGTATTTCCCCCATCtcccaaataataataataataataaaaaaaaaaagaataaactttaacaaatatatatttaaaagatttaaaaaaaaatattagcaatTATATATAAAGcagtttaaacaaacaaaaaaaaaatcaagagagaACTGGATTTTAGCTTGAGAAAAACTATTAGATTATACTAAGCTGTGTGTCTTGTGGCAAACTCATTCTCCGAGTAGCACAATATTTACCTTTATCTGGGTGGAAGGTACGTGCAAGCCGTTCTGTTCGGGTTTTCCGTTGGGTTTCAGTGTACCGTCTTTCTTTTTACACAGTTAAGAACTCAAAGGATGTGCCTTGTTTTATGGAGGTTTTTGTTAACTCTTCTACTGGAGGTGTTTCGTTTCTTTCCGGAGTGTCTTCAGGTtttcatttgactttttttggcattcctgtgtgtgtgtgtgtgtgtgcacgcgGTGTGTGCGTGCGTCCCGGCGCACGGCTGTACATTCATGTATAAACAGGAGTCTGGTTCAGTCGCTTGAGTTCTGATGAAtgcatctttttgttttttgcttgtggTTCCCAACAAAGTGTTGCTGTACCTCTCTTTTCCCCGAGCCGCGCAGGCTGGGCTcgccctcccctcctccctccttcccattGTGGTCGCTGATCCAGATGTGTTTGGCACAACTTTGaaatttctttacaaaaaaaaaaaaaaaattaaaaaaaataataaaaaaaaaatcacaacacacacacacgcaaaaaaaaaaaaaaaaaaaaaaaaaaaaaaaaaagactttaaaaataacaaaaaaaagaaaaaaaaaaaaaaaaagaaaaaaaaaaaaaatcacccgcctgaaaatatctgttgaaaggaaaaaaaaaatatgtatctaccaaaaaaaaaaatccataaagtTCTACATGAtggatatatacatatatatattttttatgatTAAGTTATGGACTCTGTATCGTATCCCATCTGTCAAGCTATGCATCTTGGTGCTTTCCCTGCTCTTCTGTGCTTAGATTTCACCTCTACTCGTCTTATTCTTCCTATTCTGAATAGTAGATGGCTCGTGGTGCTGTGAAGAAGTTTGCTCCTATACAAAGTCTGgcaacaaatatttaaagaaaaataataaaaaaaaaaaaaaaataaaaccctgcCGGGCTGCCACCCCTGTTTGTGACCCGAGAGGTGTCTCCTGGTGCGAGGGTCCTGATGCCATCGGGGCTGGTGGGGGCACAGCGGTGCCGCAGAGCTCCCAGTCCTCATTGTGCAGAGCTGGGTGGATATGAGGCACAGCCCAGAGCTCCCCTGTGCCTCTGCCCTGGGGGGAGCCAGTGCCAGCCTGGGGCgaggggctgtgggtgctcccCACCTGACTGCCCACCGTCCTGCAAAAACTCACGCCGGCCAGGAACAACTCTTTCCACTTTTATTGTCAATGAAGAAATAATCAAATCTATATTACAATCTtaaaaacagtagaaaatgtGAGTAAAAATGCAACAGaggctttttctctttaatgtgGAAACCATTATTACAGGGTGGTGAACAATGGGCTTGTGTTATCTGAGAACTAGCAGTGGCGTAAAAATCGTACCTGGCTACTCAAGAAAACACCTCTTCCCAGATGGATCAGCCTGACATCTTGGCAGTAAAATTAAATACTAGAGACAGAAAGGGCTTGGGGACCTAACCCAGGGCACGGCCTAATGCTCAGCTCTACCATTTACATGGGACCACCTCCCAGCCCCCACCTGCGCCCACCCAAACCACTGGGTCCCGGTGCTGGCCAATATGACCGGCACGCTGCGGTGAGGGCACCATGCAGCTCTTCTGCATTCCCATGTGGCAGATCCGAGGGAACAACTGGAGCATCCGTGGGCCAGATCTATCCTGAGAGCTGCCCGCCGGGGTCCTTGCAAGGGGGAGAACCGCAGCTGACAGGCAGCAGCGGGCAGTGCTCGGtgcacagaggagctgcagcagttctTCGGAGTGGTGGCATCACCCAGCAGGCCGACGGAGGGAGGCATTTTTGGTCTTTCAGTGTGTAGAACTAGGGCGGCTCTCGCTAGCACGTCCAGACCTGGAGGAGACAACAGCAACTCGTGGTCATGACAGTTCTGAGCAGCTCCACTGGCTTCTCTTCGTCATCTCATGGAGTTTCTCTTTGGGTTTTCAGCCCCCACAGCACCTCTGCCAGGAGCTCAACCTCCCACCCGCTGAAACTCATCTCCTTGTTTATTTAAAGCCAACTCCTCCTTCATTTAACACCCAAGTTCTAGCACTAAGAAGAGACCAAAGCATCACGGAGAAGCCTAAGGAAACCAACCTTTACAGTGCTGTCCACAGCGCCAGAGAAGAGGCGGCCCCTGGAGACTGCAAGGGCAGTGACACTGCCCTGGTGCCGCAGCAGCGTCTGAGTACAGATCATGTTGTCCATGCTCCACACCTGTGGGCACACAGAAGGCATGAGACAGAAGAGGATTACTCattcatcctctcccttctaATGCTGTGTCACAACAACAGTGCCAAGAGCACAGacccagctgcacagccctggaCACGTACCCTGAGAGACCGGTCATACGATGCACTGAAGACTTTGGTTTGATCTGGTGTGGAGATGACAGCAAGGGCATAAACTGTACCCACGTGACCAGTCAGTGTGCGGACTTGTTCCTTGGTCTCTATGTCCCAAACCTGTGGAAGGAGAGCAGGTCATCATAACCTATTACAAGATGTTCATCCACATCTCCAAGCTC
This window of the Lagopus muta isolate bLagMut1 chromosome 15, bLagMut1 primary, whole genome shotgun sequence genome carries:
- the CASKIN1 gene encoding caskin-1 isoform X1 gives rise to the protein MGKDQELVQAVKAEDIAAVQKLLQRPKPGKAKLLGSAKRVNVNFQDTDGFSALHHAALNGNTELISLLLEAQAAVDIKDNKGMRPLHYAAWQGKKEPMKMVLKAGSSVNIPSDEGQIPLHLAAQHGHYDVSEMLLQHQSNPCIMDNSGKTPLDLACEFGRVGVVQLLLNSNMCAALLEPKPGDTTDPNGTSPLHLAAKNGHIDIIRLLLQAGIDINRQTKAGTALHEAALCGKTDVVRLLLDSGINAHVRNTYNQTALDIVNQFTTSQASKEIKQMLRDASAALQVRAVKDYCNNYDLTSLNVKAGDVITVLEQHADGRWKGCIHDNRTGNDRVGYFPSSLVEAISKRTGSWETVTIPQQYQKIPLPAYGAAVLNGDASSHPFHSLPPPPPPPPHSHQTLFSSFGYHRLSPSSADEPRYGQGSRGADMSPSHLSPSQGGSAAPAPTEEIWVLRKPFTGGDRSSLGSTGSVASARSSGSGQSTGSGAHALHAGSEGVKLLATVLSQKASAQDAAVGDGPAKAQDIPAAGSSRSQSVASSPYAPQPPAEQQLKKMEPPSEGKSSEAVYQWLCKFQLQLYAPNFINAGYDITTISRMTPEDLTAIGVTKPGHRKKIASEINNLNIPEWLPEYKPANLALWLSMIGLSQYYKVLVENGYENIDFITDITWEDLQEIGITKLGHQKKLMLAVKKLAELQRAELGKYEPGTLKRKAAACPEVLAIESPPPEPPECQSPKMTTFQDSELSSELQVAMTGEGPEETPEKPANPAAPGYRSPPALGGRARQMSSSQELLGDGPRAPASTAISKSQEYLAEGAPEGPPVPPTKELRQPRHGHSVKRASVPPVPGKPRQAFPPTAGHLTPPQTPGKPRPPSPQGPSAPHATAKVKPTPQLLPPGERPASPRSLPQSPTHRGFAYVLPQPTDGEGAPPGVPVLPVSVPVLCLPPAGEGEEEPGRPKKRAHSLNRYATSDSEQERDELLVPDAGPYATVQRRVGRSHSVRAPAGGDKNVNRSQSFAIRPKKKGPPPPPPKRSSSAISSAGMAEDFPKDGEGEVAAGTPGTEGESRQEQRRASDLGGSVDTGSAGSVRSIAAMLEMSSIGGGARALALQKPPGAGVPGKGPDGYYLQPGAPPGSPERARVATVLATVKHKEAIGLDGEVVNRRRTISGPVTGLVAAARREHADSVRSETGADGPSERLRAERGGSPDTIPFAEEGNLTIKQRPRALGPARVEAGEGLSPAHRHGDLAKVEASATLKRRIRARQSQQDSIRFILTESDTVKRRPKAKDKEPALEQAPLVVYQNGTGTVKRRPASELSGAETPPTPPPATRPDGPDFTPPPAEPKKPFKPPVSPKPVLTQPAQKVPGPPVPIPKKMPIPSPGSPEVKRVHGTPPPVSPKPTPPPTAPKPPKPHAAIQSVSAGSTPTPSPARQLGATAKPSSTPPSLCSSPAKPLSPGAQPQQVPVKPPRSAIAGPSVDSASPELVQQKLEETSASLAAALQAVEEKIKQEDSQAADSTAEAKSTGSILDDIGSMFDDLADQLDAMLE